A part of Mustela erminea isolate mMusErm1 chromosome 9, mMusErm1.Pri, whole genome shotgun sequence genomic DNA contains:
- the FOXR1 gene encoding forkhead box protein R1, producing MGNESFLAFTTAHLPPAEQNLARYRLRIVEPPKEPVNKTASPDDDGPALEPNLWMWVNPNIVFPPGKLEVPEPRQREHLPSTLPSPQLPPKEQDFANASCSSEAAALESESLPSSSEQSPPRKRKRFASSPSTWELTEEEAEDQDDRSSVALPPPHKRAPLQSRRLRQANSQEGRLWSRPPLNYFHLIALALRNSSPCGLNVQQIYSFTRQHFPFFRTAPEGWKNTVRHNLCFRDSFEKVPVSMQVGASTRPRSCLWKLTEEGHRRFAEEARALVSTRLESIQQCMSQPDVMPFLFDL from the exons TTGCCAGATATAGACTCCGAATAGTTGAGCCACCAAAAGAACCCGTGAACAAAACAGCCAGCCCTGATGACGATG GCCCAGCCCTTGAGCCCAACCTGTGGATGTGGGTAAACCCCAACATCGTGTTTCCCCCTGGAAAGCTGGAGGTCCCAGAACCTCGCCAGAGGGAGCATCTGCCAAgcacactcccctcccctcagctgcCCCCCAAAGAGCAAGACTTCGCCAACGCCAGCTGCTCCTCGGAGGCCGCAGCCTTGGAGTCAGAGTCGCTGCCTTCTTCCAGCGAGCAGTCTCCCCCTCGGAAGCGGAAGCGGTTTGCCTCTTCCCCCAGCACCTGGGAG CTCACAGAAGAGGAGGCTGAGGACCAGGATGACCGCTCCTCTGTGGCTCTCCCGCCCCCTCACAAAAGGGCCCCCCTCCAGAGTCGGAGGCTCCGGCAAGCCAACAGCCAGGAGGGGAGGCTCTGGTCCCGGCCCCCCCTCAATTACTTCCACCTAATTGCACTGGCATTAAGAAACAGTTCCCCCTGTGGCCTCAACGTGCAACAGATCTACAGTTTCACTCG ACAACATTTCCCCTTTTTCCGGACGGCTCCGGAAGGCTGGAAGAATACCGTCCGTCACAACCTCTGTTTCCGAGACAGCTTTGAGAAAGTGCCGGTCAGCATGCAGGTCGGAGCCAGCACGCGGCCCCGCTCCTGCCTCTGGAAGCTGACCGAGGAGGGTCACCGCCGCTTTGCTGAGGAGGCCCGCGCCCTGGTCTCCACGCGCCTGGAGAGTATCCAGCAGTgcatgagccagccag atgtGATGCCCTTCCTCTTTGACCTTTAA